In Pseudovibrio brasiliensis, the following are encoded in one genomic region:
- a CDS encoding TonB-dependent receptor domain-containing protein, with protein MSNSRYSRAALLASTTLSLALISAAVSAQEATQPAEVESPATMLDEIIVSAGKEKVAIDTPQAVSSVSQEQIEASQSNTLGEILNTVPGVTTINADNALGQSLNIRGIGGAFASDENRMIMQIDGVTSFFEMYRAGSFFFDSELLKEVEVLRGPASSTLFGSGAIGGVVSARTKDASDFLEGDDKLAVRTKALWDSNGNGARGTVTVAARPLEDLEMLLNLNYGRDGDYDGAGGQELGNSRMTDLSGLAKLKYSFGANKDQSLTASYFNVEKSGKGLYDQITFSPGFGYADQVTNEQQAVLAYENAFSNNDLLDLKAQISWSQTQRELDDITYRSTRPGSVPAPLGTEAEYVYNTWQAKLENTSEVQFSESLDAYFTYGVEGKYHERLNPRLNPDGSVTPGSSSHPEGESHSVGIFGQAEFVINERLTLIPGMRVDHSRLKPGNGVALRKDLDETAYSPKLAAIYELTEWVNVFGSVSHTERMPVLDEVFSGDGFTDLGKEKSNNFEAGLGFKFNDVLLANDSLRFKVTGFYNNIDNYLYSSRDHATGKTITTAIDEARIKGVELEAGYSSERWYGNLGASLTRGDNLSDDEHLESVAADNLFVSVGYKFTDYNLDVSWRSDLYAEQDRVNDAADASPGYALHSARLAWKPEDGFLAGSEVRASVTNIFDQKYTAHLSETEGKGRSFKLSLAKTF; from the coding sequence ATGTCTAATTCGCGCTACTCCCGTGCGGCCCTCCTGGCCAGCACGACCCTCTCGCTCGCCCTGATTTCTGCAGCTGTTTCAGCGCAGGAAGCCACACAACCTGCTGAAGTTGAGAGCCCAGCAACAATGCTGGATGAAATCATCGTTTCTGCAGGTAAGGAAAAAGTGGCGATTGATACGCCTCAGGCAGTCTCCTCCGTTTCACAGGAACAGATTGAAGCATCTCAGAGCAACACTCTGGGGGAGATTTTGAACACGGTGCCAGGCGTTACAACCATCAACGCCGATAATGCACTGGGCCAGTCTTTGAATATTCGCGGTATCGGTGGTGCGTTCGCCTCTGATGAAAACCGTATGATTATGCAGATTGATGGGGTTACATCATTCTTCGAGATGTACCGGGCAGGCTCATTCTTCTTCGACAGCGAGCTGTTAAAGGAGGTTGAAGTACTCCGTGGTCCAGCCTCCTCTACACTGTTCGGTTCAGGTGCAATAGGTGGTGTTGTTAGCGCACGGACGAAGGATGCGAGCGACTTCCTTGAAGGCGATGACAAACTGGCAGTTCGCACTAAAGCTCTTTGGGATTCAAATGGCAATGGCGCTCGCGGTACCGTCACTGTTGCTGCACGGCCTCTGGAAGATCTGGAGATGTTGCTGAATCTAAACTACGGCCGTGACGGTGATTATGATGGTGCCGGCGGCCAGGAGCTTGGCAACTCTCGTATGACAGACCTCTCAGGTCTTGCTAAGCTCAAGTACAGCTTCGGAGCTAACAAAGACCAGTCGCTTACTGCGAGCTATTTCAACGTCGAAAAATCTGGCAAAGGTCTCTATGACCAAATTACGTTCAGCCCGGGTTTTGGTTACGCAGATCAGGTTACAAATGAGCAGCAGGCTGTGCTTGCCTACGAAAATGCGTTTTCTAATAATGACTTGTTAGATCTCAAGGCGCAGATTTCATGGAGTCAGACACAGCGTGAGCTGGATGACATTACTTACCGGAGTACTCGACCAGGAAGCGTACCAGCACCATTGGGCACTGAGGCGGAGTATGTCTACAACACGTGGCAGGCAAAGCTGGAAAATACCTCAGAAGTGCAGTTCTCAGAAAGTTTGGATGCCTATTTCACCTATGGTGTTGAAGGCAAATACCATGAGCGCCTTAATCCGCGTTTGAACCCAGACGGTAGCGTAACTCCTGGCTCGTCATCCCATCCAGAGGGTGAGTCTCATTCAGTTGGTATTTTCGGGCAAGCTGAGTTTGTAATTAATGAGCGCCTTACACTCATTCCTGGGATGCGTGTTGACCACTCTCGCTTGAAACCAGGCAATGGAGTTGCTCTTCGGAAGGATTTGGATGAAACGGCGTATTCTCCAAAACTTGCAGCGATTTACGAGCTGACTGAATGGGTGAATGTGTTCGGTTCGGTATCGCATACCGAGCGCATGCCAGTACTGGATGAAGTGTTTTCTGGTGATGGTTTTACAGATCTTGGAAAAGAAAAATCCAACAACTTTGAAGCAGGTCTTGGGTTTAAGTTCAATGATGTGCTGCTAGCAAATGATAGCCTTCGCTTCAAAGTGACAGGCTTCTATAACAACATCGATAACTACCTTTACTCTTCTAGGGATCATGCGACGGGCAAAACAATCACGACAGCGATTGATGAAGCACGGATCAAAGGTGTGGAGCTGGAAGCTGGATACTCTTCAGAGAGATGGTATGGAAACCTGGGCGCATCTCTGACGCGCGGTGACAACCTTTCTGATGATGAGCATCTGGAAAGTGTGGCCGCTGATAACCTTTTTGTCTCAGTAGGCTATAAGTTCACAGACTATAATCTGGATGTTTCCTGGCGTTCTGATCTGTATGCTGAGCAAGATCGCGTGAATGATGCTGCTGACGCATCCCCGGGATACGCACTGCATAGTGCACGTTTGGCATGGAAACCTGAAGATGGCTTCCTTGCTGGCTCTGAAGTTCGTGCAAGTGTAACCAACATCTTTGATCAAAAATACACAGCGCATCTAAGCGAGACTGAAGGCAAAGGCCGTTCCTTCAAGCTTAGTTTGGCGAAAACATTCTAA
- a CDS encoding MFS transporter — protein MQEPGASANSSWAELFTGKQAVASLVLSGGIALHAVNTYISATMLPSITADIGGLDYYAWNTSLFILAAILSAAVAGKVLQRIGARHSFFLAALVFMTGSALAAIAPNMGVMLLGRSVQGAGGGLIFTLCYSMIAFMYPERLWSRAFALLSGTWGITTLFGPAIGGIFAELGVWRAGFGVLVPVTILYIMATLALLPKHQENGGSEHLIPFGQLALLAGSVLVLSITSVFEGIIWSILGFALSIAMILTLMKREKKAATRLFPKGALEWGSPLFFVFASMALLILCVNTEFFMPFYLQKLFAVSPLWAGYIAATVSIGWASMEVYSARFTDQAMRRVVNIGPVLMAIGLMTLAVILPIGTAGNLMALVVITLALICIGAGIGIGWPHLGVFALHLTPDDDKENAASALATVQTFAVAFGTALAGLIANSTGFNSTVGTAGIANSAFWLFSSFAVFGVLGFFSARKITKWHASHGMEEPQVQT, from the coding sequence ATGCAAGAACCGGGCGCAAGCGCAAACAGCAGTTGGGCTGAACTATTCACGGGCAAGCAAGCTGTTGCTTCATTGGTCCTTTCTGGTGGGATCGCGCTGCACGCCGTGAATACCTACATCTCCGCAACCATGCTCCCCTCCATCACCGCAGATATCGGCGGGTTGGACTATTATGCGTGGAACACCAGCCTTTTCATTCTCGCGGCAATCCTCAGTGCAGCCGTGGCAGGCAAGGTGCTGCAACGTATTGGTGCCCGGCATTCATTCTTTCTGGCAGCTCTTGTGTTCATGACAGGCAGTGCGCTGGCAGCCATCGCCCCCAATATGGGTGTAATGCTTTTGGGGCGGTCTGTTCAAGGGGCTGGCGGCGGCCTCATCTTCACCCTTTGCTACTCCATGATCGCATTCATGTATCCGGAACGCCTCTGGTCCCGCGCCTTCGCGCTTCTTTCTGGCACATGGGGCATCACGACCTTGTTCGGCCCCGCCATTGGCGGCATTTTTGCTGAACTTGGCGTCTGGCGAGCCGGTTTTGGTGTGTTGGTTCCGGTGACGATCCTTTACATCATGGCCACGCTCGCCCTTTTGCCAAAGCATCAGGAAAATGGCGGCTCAGAGCACCTAATCCCGTTTGGTCAGCTGGCTCTTCTTGCAGGTTCCGTGCTCGTGCTCTCCATCACCAGCGTGTTTGAAGGCATCATCTGGAGCATTCTCGGCTTCGCTCTTTCCATCGCAATGATCCTCACCCTGATGAAGCGCGAGAAGAAGGCAGCAACCCGCCTTTTTCCAAAAGGAGCCTTGGAGTGGGGCTCGCCATTGTTCTTTGTTTTTGCCAGCATGGCGCTCTTGATCCTCTGCGTGAACACGGAATTCTTCATGCCGTTTTATCTTCAGAAACTGTTCGCTGTTTCTCCGTTATGGGCTGGATACATTGCAGCAACGGTTTCAATTGGGTGGGCGTCCATGGAGGTCTATAGCGCCCGCTTTACCGATCAGGCCATGCGCCGCGTCGTGAACATCGGCCCTGTTCTCATGGCCATTGGCTTAATGACACTGGCCGTTATTCTGCCGATTGGCACCGCAGGAAACCTGATGGCGCTAGTGGTAATCACCCTCGCTCTCATTTGCATCGGGGCTGGCATAGGCATCGGCTGGCCGCATCTGGGCGTGTTCGCGCTTCACTTGACGCCGGATGACGACAAGGAAAATGCTGCCTCCGCACTCGCAACCGTGCAGACCTTTGCAGTCGCATTCGGGACTGCACTCGCTGGTCTCATTGCCAACTCAACTGGCTTTAACAGCACTGTTGGCACCGCAGGCATCGCCAACTCAGCCTTCTGGCTCTTCTCCAGCTTCGCTGTTTTCGGTGTTCTCGGATTTTTCAGTGCGCGCAAAATCACCAAGTGGCACGCCAGCCACGGTATGGAAGAGCCGCAAGTTCAAACTTAA
- the wrbA gene encoding NAD(P)H:quinone oxidoreductase: protein MTKVLILYYSTYGHIETLADAMAEGVEAAGATATIKRVPELTPEDVARAHNFKLDQPAPIAEPNELAGYDAIIFGTPTRFGNMASQMRSFLDQTGGLWVQGKLAGKVGSVFTSTGTGSGNETTISSFWTTLAHQGMVIVGLPYTCPEISDISEVLGGSPYGAGTIAGGDGSLKPKEKELNMARYQGKHVAEIAKKLSA, encoded by the coding sequence ATGACCAAAGTTCTGATCCTGTACTATTCCACCTACGGGCATATAGAAACGCTCGCCGATGCGATGGCTGAAGGCGTTGAAGCGGCTGGAGCAACGGCAACAATCAAGCGTGTACCAGAGTTGACGCCGGAAGATGTCGCGCGGGCACACAACTTCAAACTGGATCAACCAGCTCCCATCGCTGAGCCAAATGAGCTGGCCGGTTATGATGCCATCATCTTTGGCACTCCAACCCGCTTCGGCAACATGGCTTCCCAAATGCGCAGCTTTTTGGATCAGACTGGTGGCCTATGGGTTCAGGGCAAACTGGCAGGTAAGGTCGGCAGCGTGTTTACTTCCACCGGAACCGGTTCAGGCAACGAAACAACCATCAGCTCGTTCTGGACCACCCTCGCCCATCAGGGAATGGTCATCGTCGGGCTGCCATACACCTGCCCTGAAATCTCTGACATTTCTGAGGTGCTGGGCGGTTCGCCCTATGGAGCAGGAACTATTGCTGGGGGTGATGGGTCGCTGAAACCAAAGGAAAAGGAGTTGAACATGGCCCGCTACCAAGGAAAGCACGTCGCAGAAATCGCGAAAAAGCTCAGTGCCTGA
- the aqpZ gene encoding aquaporin Z, with translation MLRKLGAEFVGTFALVSAVCGGALVSYAPVEWYGGSGLLGVAFAVGLSVVCMAYAFGNVSGAHFNPSVTIGLWAAKRFPTADVIPYIIAQVIGGTAAAFVFWTILAHGPGDPPGFASNGYGEHSNGGFSEIAVAITEITVTAMFLIVIIGATSKKAPAALAPLAIGLMLACMHIIAIPISGASLNPARSTATAIVNGGWALEQLWMFWIAPIVGALVGAAVCWIIGTCGREETD, from the coding sequence ATGTTGAGGAAACTTGGCGCAGAATTTGTAGGAACCTTTGCTCTGGTCTCCGCGGTGTGCGGCGGGGCATTGGTTTCTTACGCACCGGTTGAATGGTATGGCGGATCTGGCCTGCTGGGTGTGGCTTTTGCTGTTGGTCTTTCGGTTGTTTGTATGGCCTACGCTTTTGGCAATGTCTCAGGTGCTCATTTCAATCCATCGGTGACCATCGGCCTCTGGGCCGCTAAGCGGTTCCCAACCGCAGATGTGATCCCCTACATCATCGCTCAGGTCATTGGCGGTACGGCCGCTGCCTTCGTGTTCTGGACCATTCTCGCGCATGGCCCCGGTGATCCTCCAGGCTTCGCCTCCAACGGCTATGGAGAACACTCCAACGGTGGTTTCTCTGAAATCGCAGTAGCGATTACGGAAATCACCGTGACGGCTATGTTCCTGATCGTGATCATCGGCGCGACGTCGAAGAAAGCGCCTGCAGCTCTTGCGCCACTCGCCATTGGCCTCATGCTGGCCTGCATGCACATCATCGCAATCCCGATTTCCGGCGCATCCTTGAACCCGGCCCGCTCCACCGCAACGGCTATCGTCAACGGTGGTTGGGCTCTCGAGCAGCTCTGGATGTTCTGGATTGCCCCAATTGTGGGCGCTTTAGTTGGAGCAGCAGTCTGCTGGATCATCGGCACCTGTGGGCGGGAAGAAACCGACTAA